The genomic region TCACATAATCCAAAGTTAGAACAACTATGCCGTATTTTTCCTTCAAATTTTTTAGTTTTTCACTTTGAGCATTAATCCAATTTAGGTCACTACCTTTCCAATAATATGCCTTCTTATTTTCAAAATCATAGTATGTTGTAAAATCTTCAAATAAAAATCCATCTATGTACGGGGCAGTTTTATCAACAACTTCAAAACCCCTATTTTGGATGATTATGATGTTTGGATTTTCTATTCTAATTTTTTTGACTAATTCAATAACTTCATTTTTTTGGTTTGTGTAAATTGCACTATCAACTGTATCCAAAAATACACCATCAAATCCCATATCCTTAAATTTTTTAACTTCATTTAGCATTATCTTTTGCCATGTTGGTGATGAGACATTTACATAGTAGGACTTCCAATTTTGATTTTTTCCAACAATTATTTTTTGACATTCTTTGAAATATGGCCTATCTTTATCAACTTCTCCAATGCTTAGATAGGCAATAACCTTTATATTTGGATTTAATGACTTTAGTTTTTGAATGTCTTCTTTATTGTAGTTGTATGGTTCAACAATAACTAAATCATACTTTGAGAGTTTTTCTATGTTGTTTGAGCCATAATAAACCCAAAAATTGTTGA from Methanotorris formicicus Mc-S-70 harbors:
- a CDS encoding endo alpha-1,4 polygalactosaminidase, with the translated sequence MKKIISLFLFLVLFCGCLNNENNKNYLDTNNNIGYSKNKLNINNFWVYYGSNNIEKLSKYDLVIVEPYNYNKEDIQKLKSLNPNIKVIAYLSIGEVDKDRPYFKECQKIIVGKNQNWKSYYVNVSSPTWQKIMLNEVKKFKDMGFDGVFLDTVDSAIYTNQKNEVIELVKKIRIENPNIIIIQNRGFEVVDKTAPYIDGFLFEDFTTYYDFENKKAYYWKGSDLNWINAQSEKLKNLKEKYGIVVLTLDYVNNDDEMIKNSIKHAEKYGFIPMITNNINLNSI